One segment of Pseudodesulfovibrio sp. 5S69 DNA contains the following:
- a CDS encoding 2-oxoacid:acceptor oxidoreductase family protein, with protein MMEIRVHSKGGQGAVQANRMLCRSIVQAGGYAQFIPAFGVERKGSPVFGFFRVSDAPIRVNSQVYSPDLVVIMDESLLGAVDVYAGLKPGGRVLVNTKRRPDQLGLPDDVSSVGVLDAFGIAGEVLGRSIPNTTLLGAIAAFVPGVDRERLFGLIGAKFGEANVRAAQRGAEELRVHPWAESAKEAE; from the coding sequence ATGATGGAAATCAGAGTTCACAGCAAGGGGGGGCAAGGGGCTGTTCAAGCCAACCGCATGCTGTGCAGGTCCATTGTTCAGGCAGGCGGTTACGCGCAGTTCATCCCCGCTTTCGGGGTGGAGCGCAAGGGCTCGCCTGTGTTCGGATTTTTCCGGGTTTCAGACGCCCCGATCCGCGTCAATTCCCAAGTCTATTCGCCCGATTTGGTGGTGATCATGGATGAGAGCCTGCTCGGGGCCGTGGACGTCTACGCCGGGTTGAAGCCGGGCGGCCGGGTGCTGGTGAACACCAAGCGCCGTCCCGACCAGCTCGGCCTGCCCGACGACGTCTCCAGCGTCGGCGTGCTGGACGCCTTCGGCATCGCCGGAGAGGTCCTCGGCCGGAGCATCCCCAACACCACCCTCCTGGGCGCCATCGCCGCGTTTGTTCCCGGTGTGGACCGGGAGCGGCTTTTCGGTCTGATCGGCGCCAAGTTCGGCGAGGCCAACGTGCGCGCCGCCCAGCGCGGCGCCGAGGAACTGCGGGTCCATCCCTGGGCCGAGAGCGCGAAGGAGGCGGAGTGA
- a CDS encoding 4Fe-4S binding protein, giving the protein MANEGMYIVDTGSWRAFRPVVNAENCVDCGICAMYCPVNCISGGEGLAVIDLTYCKGCGLCRVECPKDAIDWVEE; this is encoded by the coding sequence ATGGCCAATGAAGGAATGTACATCGTGGACACCGGCTCGTGGCGCGCGTTCCGGCCGGTGGTGAATGCGGAGAACTGCGTGGATTGCGGTATCTGCGCCATGTATTGCCCCGTGAACTGCATCAGCGGCGGCGAAGGCCTGGCGGTCATCGACCTCACCTACTGCAAGGGGTGCGGGCTGTGCCGCGTGGAGTGTCCCAAAGATGCAATCGACTGGGTCGAGGAGTGA
- a CDS encoding thiamine pyrophosphate-dependent enzyme, with protein sequence MSTMDILKKSEDMVSPGLSACQGCTAELSLRTAFKVFGSKTVLGVPPGCIAGVGVPGWGVKTGMKTPVVMPLLGNSAALMAGVKQAYAKIDPEVHCVVFAGDGATVDSGLQTLSAAAERGENIIYICYDNEGYMNTGFQKSGTTPHGAHMSTSPSGPYSRGNIGFKKDVPLMLAVQDAAYVATLCPSHIQDFVKKVRRATEIKDGLSYLHIMSPCPTGWGIKPDQSIQYARRAVESLYFPLFEYDHGTYTISRPTLRAAEKPRPVAEFYQGQRRFRHMSEEEIQRIQDDVDRKWSLLKKLAS encoded by the coding sequence ATGAGTACCATGGATATTCTGAAAAAGAGTGAAGATATGGTTTCACCCGGCCTGTCCGCCTGCCAGGGATGCACGGCCGAGCTCTCGCTGCGCACCGCGTTCAAGGTGTTCGGCTCCAAGACCGTGCTGGGCGTCCCCCCGGGATGCATCGCCGGAGTGGGCGTGCCGGGCTGGGGCGTGAAGACCGGCATGAAGACGCCGGTGGTCATGCCGCTTCTGGGCAACAGCGCGGCCCTCATGGCCGGGGTCAAGCAGGCTTACGCCAAGATCGACCCCGAGGTGCACTGCGTGGTCTTCGCCGGTGACGGCGCCACCGTGGACTCCGGGTTGCAGACTCTTTCCGCGGCGGCGGAGCGCGGCGAGAACATCATCTACATCTGCTACGACAACGAAGGCTACATGAACACCGGGTTCCAGAAGAGCGGCACCACCCCGCACGGGGCGCACATGTCGACTTCCCCCTCGGGGCCGTACAGCCGGGGCAACATCGGCTTCAAGAAGGATGTCCCGCTGATGCTCGCGGTCCAGGACGCGGCCTACGTGGCCACGCTCTGCCCGAGCCACATCCAGGACTTCGTCAAGAAGGTCCGCCGGGCCACGGAGATCAAGGACGGGCTGAGCTACCTGCACATCATGTCCCCCTGTCCCACGGGGTGGGGGATCAAGCCCGACCAGAGCATCCAGTATGCCCGCCGCGCCGTCGAGTCGCTCTATTTCCCGCTGTTCGAGTACGACCACGGGACCTACACCATCTCCCGCCCCACGCTCCGCGCCGCGGAGAAACCCCGGCCCGTCGCCGAGTTCTACCAGGGACAGCGGCGGTTCCGGCACATGAGCGAGGAGGAGATCCAGCGCATCCAGGACGACGTGGACCGGAAGTGGAGCCTGCTGAAAAAGCTCGCCTCCTGA
- the buk gene encoding butyrate kinase, translating into MQHSILAINFGSTSTKLAWYMDEELQARETVQHDPERIMRFDTLLDQQPMRRAAIEDFLGRHGVDPHSLTAVVSRGGQTRPLPSGVYRINGLMLDDVRSGCWGTHATNLGVVLAHALGAEWGCEPMVVDPPVSDEFAPLARITGMPELKRQSSFHVLNQKAAALRHCREQGLRYEACRFVGVHLGGGISVCAHEDGRLVDANNALDGDGPFSPARAGTLPSGALVRLCFSERFSEAEILEKINGKGGVMAHLGTTDIVEVERRIAGGDTRAELILDAMCYQVAKEVGAMSTVLEGRVDAILFTGGIAHSGRVTGRIRERVEFIAPVYVYPGEDEMQSLSQGALAALTGTRPCLELTAPADAAPERAAGESLLNQ; encoded by the coding sequence GTGCAGCATTCCATTTTGGCAATCAATTTCGGTTCCACGTCCACCAAGCTGGCCTGGTACATGGATGAGGAACTCCAGGCCAGGGAGACCGTCCAGCACGACCCGGAACGGATCATGCGTTTCGACACCCTGCTGGACCAGCAACCCATGCGCCGGGCGGCTATCGAGGACTTTCTCGGCCGGCACGGAGTCGATCCGCACTCGCTGACCGCCGTGGTCAGCCGGGGCGGTCAGACCCGACCGCTGCCGAGCGGGGTCTACCGCATCAACGGGCTGATGCTCGACGACGTGCGCAGCGGTTGCTGGGGTACGCACGCCACCAACCTGGGCGTGGTCCTGGCGCACGCGCTGGGCGCGGAGTGGGGCTGCGAGCCCATGGTCGTGGACCCGCCGGTTTCGGACGAGTTCGCCCCCCTGGCCCGGATCACGGGCATGCCGGAACTCAAGCGCCAGAGCAGCTTCCACGTACTGAACCAGAAGGCGGCGGCCCTGCGCCACTGCCGCGAGCAGGGACTGCGCTACGAGGCGTGCCGCTTCGTGGGGGTCCATCTCGGCGGCGGGATTTCCGTGTGCGCGCACGAGGACGGCCGCCTGGTGGACGCCAACAACGCCCTGGACGGGGATGGACCGTTTTCACCGGCCCGCGCCGGGACACTGCCCAGCGGAGCCCTGGTCCGGCTGTGTTTTTCCGAACGATTCAGCGAGGCGGAGATCCTGGAAAAGATCAACGGCAAGGGGGGCGTCATGGCCCACCTGGGAACCACCGACATCGTCGAGGTGGAGCGCCGCATCGCGGGCGGCGACACCCGCGCGGAACTGATCCTGGACGCCATGTGCTACCAGGTGGCCAAGGAGGTCGGCGCCATGTCCACCGTGCTCGAAGGGCGCGTGGACGCCATCCTGTTCACCGGCGGCATCGCCCATTCCGGCCGGGTTACGGGCCGCATCCGGGAACGGGTCGAGTTCATCGCCCCGGTGTACGTGTATCCGGGGGAGGATGAGATGCAGTCCCTGTCGCAGGGGGCCCTGGCCGCGCTCACCGGGACCCGTCCTTGTCTGGAGTTGACCGCTCCCGCCGACGCGGCGCCGGAGAGGGCCGCGGGTGAATCCCTACTCAACCAATAA
- a CDS encoding phosphate acyltransferase has translation MFTSFDAMSAYWREHAAPARIGVACPEDAVIMKAVLLAHELGIVNPVLVGDQEAIVTLLKAEDRTPGDFEIVHVPDEARAGEYVAEGVAAGNFAAPMKGHMQTARFLRPLLDKERGVVPRNGLLNQVTVYEEPSGTRLRLICDCAVNIAPDLQQMASIVKNAVLLAHRLGCARPRVAVIAPLESVNPDIPSTVNAALLSKMADRGYFGEADVDGPLALDLAVSPKAAELKGIGGPVAGNADIMVAPGLDAGNMTHKALVHIAGLKTAGVVTGGTRPIIMTSRTDSVEDKMRSILTAMLAGTGVDR, from the coding sequence TTGTTCACATCATTTGACGCAATGTCGGCCTATTGGCGGGAACATGCGGCCCCCGCCCGGATCGGCGTCGCCTGTCCCGAGGATGCGGTCATCATGAAGGCGGTGCTGCTCGCCCATGAGCTGGGCATCGTGAATCCGGTGCTGGTCGGCGACCAGGAGGCGATCGTCACGCTGCTGAAGGCCGAGGACCGGACGCCCGGTGATTTCGAGATCGTGCACGTGCCGGACGAGGCCCGCGCCGGAGAATACGTGGCCGAGGGCGTGGCCGCGGGGAATTTCGCCGCGCCCATGAAGGGCCACATGCAGACGGCCCGCTTCCTGCGCCCGCTGCTGGACAAGGAGCGGGGCGTGGTGCCCCGCAACGGGCTGCTCAACCAGGTCACCGTGTACGAGGAGCCCTCCGGGACCCGCCTGCGGCTGATCTGCGACTGCGCCGTGAACATCGCCCCGGACCTGCAGCAGATGGCCTCCATCGTGAAGAACGCGGTGCTCCTCGCCCACCGGCTCGGCTGCGCACGGCCCAGGGTGGCCGTGATCGCCCCCCTGGAGAGCGTGAACCCGGACATCCCGTCCACCGTGAACGCGGCCCTGCTGTCCAAGATGGCGGACCGGGGATATTTCGGGGAGGCGGACGTCGACGGGCCGCTGGCCCTGGATCTGGCCGTGTCGCCGAAGGCGGCGGAACTCAAGGGAATCGGCGGCCCCGTGGCCGGCAACGCGGACATCATGGTCGCGCCCGGACTGGACGCCGGAAACATGACCCACAAGGCGTTGGTGCACATCGCGGGCCTGAAGACGGCCGGTGTGGTGACCGGCGGCACGCGGCCCATCATCATGACCTCGCGCACCGACTCCGTCGAAGACAAGATGCGTTCGATTCTTACCGCGATGCTCGCAGGAACAGGCGTGGACCGCTGA
- a CDS encoding Lrp/AsnC family transcriptional regulator, which yields MAELDALDKKILDLLMKDGRMPIAQIAQQIELSRVGARERINKLKKRGVITKFIPLIDNIAIGYTCSAFLDIEVGPQSLESVAEELTELDEIMVVYLMTGNVSLHAHALMLDNKHLAEFLRTKIYRIPGITNVNVSVMLKRYKTELNLL from the coding sequence ATGGCCGAACTGGATGCCCTTGACAAGAAGATCCTGGATTTGCTGATGAAAGACGGGCGGATGCCCATTGCGCAGATCGCGCAGCAGATCGAACTCTCGCGGGTCGGTGCGCGGGAGCGCATCAACAAGCTCAAGAAGCGCGGGGTAATCACCAAGTTCATTCCGCTGATCGACAACATCGCCATCGGGTACACCTGTTCCGCGTTCCTGGACATCGAGGTCGGGCCCCAGTCCTTGGAGTCCGTGGCCGAAGAACTGACCGAGCTGGATGAGATCATGGTCGTCTACCTGATGACCGGCAACGTGAGCCTCCATGCCCACGCCCTGATGCTCGACAACAAGCACCTCGCGGAATTCCTCCGGACCAAGATCTACCGCATTCCGGGCATCACCAACGTCAACGTGAGCGTCATGCTCAAGCGGTACAAGACCGAGCTGAACCTGCTCTGA
- a CDS encoding 2-hydroxycarboxylate transporter family protein, protein MLLVYTHKLPNNVMGAYGLMFILGIVFGEIGSRVSFIRNWLGGGPIMCIFGPSLMIYFGMLPPESIGLMKDFMKGSPSFFNFFITFLICGAMLSISRRILLQSTLKFLPTVLAAIFGGCILAALGGLVTGYGAVKAVMLLAVPIIGGGVGAGALPLSQIYSQTAAMTTEQMLSVVMPAVVLGNILAILFAIALNRIGKKYPGLTGNGQIMKIDDSELRTALENEKAHRESIPVSIEGLGVGFFISVTFYLAAFAINRFLVPSVHTFVWLILLLTIAKAAKVLPESLEVSTIHWSQTWVKNLLFAALVPIGIAYMNMEQVIAAVSNPAYVIISILTVLGSLLGAGLIGVVLKLFFVESSIAGGLCMANMAQTGDLATLAAAERLELLPYSAYASRIGGSIVLVLAGLLVSAIGLGM, encoded by the coding sequence ATGCTGTTAGTATATACGCACAAACTTCCGAACAACGTCATGGGCGCCTATGGGCTCATGTTCATTCTGGGGATAGTGTTCGGAGAAATCGGTTCGCGGGTGTCGTTCATCCGGAATTGGCTCGGCGGCGGTCCCATCATGTGCATCTTCGGGCCGTCCCTGATGATCTATTTCGGCATGCTTCCGCCGGAGTCCATCGGGCTGATGAAGGATTTCATGAAAGGCTCGCCGAGCTTCTTCAACTTCTTCATCACCTTCCTCATCTGCGGCGCGATGCTGTCCATCTCCCGGCGCATCCTGCTGCAATCCACCCTCAAGTTCCTGCCCACCGTGCTGGCGGCCATCTTCGGCGGCTGCATCCTGGCGGCCCTCGGCGGGCTGGTCACGGGATACGGCGCGGTCAAGGCCGTGATGCTGCTCGCCGTGCCCATCATCGGCGGCGGCGTTGGAGCCGGTGCGCTGCCCCTGTCGCAGATCTATTCGCAGACCGCCGCCATGACCACCGAGCAGATGCTCTCCGTCGTCATGCCCGCGGTCGTGCTCGGCAACATCCTGGCCATTCTCTTCGCCATCGCGCTGAACCGGATCGGCAAGAAATACCCCGGCCTGACCGGCAACGGGCAGATCATGAAGATCGACGATTCCGAGCTGCGCACCGCCCTGGAAAACGAGAAGGCGCACAGGGAGTCCATCCCGGTGAGCATCGAAGGGCTGGGCGTCGGCTTCTTCATCAGCGTGACCTTCTATCTCGCGGCATTCGCCATCAACCGCTTCCTGGTCCCCAGCGTGCACACGTTCGTCTGGCTGATCCTGTTGCTGACCATCGCCAAGGCCGCCAAGGTCCTGCCGGAATCTCTCGAGGTCTCCACCATCCACTGGTCGCAGACCTGGGTGAAGAACCTGCTCTTCGCGGCGTTGGTGCCCATCGGCATCGCCTACATGAACATGGAGCAGGTCATCGCGGCCGTGTCCAACCCGGCCTACGTGATCATCTCCATCCTGACCGTCCTGGGCTCCCTCCTGGGCGCCGGGCTCATCGGGGTGGTCCTGAAGCTGTTCTTCGTGGAGTCCTCCATCGCGGGCGGACTGTGCATGGCCAACATGGCCCAGACGGGCGACCTCGCCACCCTGGCGGCGGCGGAACGGCTGGAGCTGCTGCCTTACTCGGCCTACGCTTCGCGCATCGGCGGCTCCATCGTGCTGGTCCTTGCCGGATTGCTGGTCTCGGCCATCGGACTCGGCATGTAA
- a CDS encoding ferredoxin family protein, which produces MKIEYEKCKACGLCIPFCPVGAIGKEGDRVVIDQEECVECCLCLRNSKCPTEALYQEALQMPRSIRKAFSDPLGKHENTDLGHLGRGTEEVKTNDVTGLVHGTEYIAMAVEPGRPLVGARISDVEKIAMAIAPYVVSYDQNNPTTKLMIDQKKGLFEPSIKNEKVLSCILEFKLAAKDLNSVMKAFEEVGKEVDTVFSVGVIAATDEQGNCPAEAVIRKRGITFLETSTKVNMGLGKPLFTA; this is translated from the coding sequence ATGAAAATCGAATATGAGAAGTGCAAGGCGTGCGGCCTGTGCATCCCGTTTTGCCCGGTGGGCGCCATCGGCAAGGAAGGCGACCGGGTGGTCATTGATCAGGAAGAGTGCGTGGAATGCTGCCTCTGCCTGCGCAACAGCAAGTGCCCGACGGAGGCCCTCTACCAGGAGGCGCTCCAGATGCCGCGGTCCATCCGCAAGGCGTTCAGCGATCCGCTCGGCAAGCACGAGAACACCGACCTGGGCCATCTGGGCCGGGGAACGGAAGAGGTCAAGACCAACGACGTGACCGGGCTGGTGCACGGCACCGAGTACATCGCCATGGCCGTGGAGCCGGGCCGTCCCCTGGTGGGCGCGCGCATCTCGGACGTGGAGAAGATCGCCATGGCCATCGCGCCCTACGTGGTCTCCTACGACCAGAACAATCCCACCACCAAGCTGATGATCGATCAGAAAAAGGGGCTGTTCGAGCCGTCCATCAAGAACGAGAAGGTGCTTTCCTGCATCCTGGAGTTCAAGCTCGCGGCCAAGGATCTGAATTCGGTGATGAAGGCCTTCGAGGAAGTGGGAAAGGAAGTGGACACCGTGTTCAGCGTGGGCGTCATCGCGGCCACGGACGAGCAGGGCAACTGTCCCGCCGAGGCCGTCATCCGCAAGCGGGGCATCACCTTCCTGGAGACCTCCACCAAGGTCAACATGGGTCTGGGCAAGCCGCTGTTCACCGCGTAG
- a CDS encoding TetR/AcrR family transcriptional regulator produces the protein MARPAVKKQDMENAAIRLFATKGLAQTTVKDIASEAGVTEGALYRHYPGKNAMAWQLFCREIETFSAELGTRMFAPGAPLAARVEASVRFIFDYYGKYPVQFAFILLTQHGFPEERILDVASNPNDMVERFVDEAVRAGEIPSMNSSLASGLVLGLVLQVMVMDRYDRIEIDGSVVDDVVSAVKRVLMIG, from the coding sequence ATGGCTCGACCGGCAGTGAAGAAACAGGACATGGAGAACGCGGCGATCCGGCTGTTCGCCACCAAGGGGCTGGCCCAGACCACGGTCAAGGACATCGCGTCTGAGGCCGGGGTGACCGAAGGGGCCCTGTACCGGCACTATCCGGGCAAGAACGCCATGGCCTGGCAACTGTTCTGCCGCGAGATCGAGACGTTCTCCGCGGAGCTGGGCACGCGGATGTTCGCGCCGGGCGCGCCGCTGGCCGCCAGGGTGGAGGCGAGCGTCCGCTTCATCTTCGACTACTACGGGAAGTATCCCGTGCAGTTCGCCTTCATACTGCTGACCCAGCACGGGTTCCCGGAGGAGAGGATTTTGGACGTGGCCTCGAACCCCAACGACATGGTCGAGCGGTTTGTGGATGAGGCGGTCCGGGCGGGCGAGATTCCGTCCATGAACTCGAGCCTCGCCTCGGGCTTGGTGCTGGGGCTGGTCCTTCAGGTCATGGTCATGGACCGCTACGACCGCATCGAGATCGACGGCTCGGTGGTCGACGACGTGGTCAGCGCGGTCAAGCGCGTCCTGATGATCGGCTGA
- a CDS encoding MFS transporter produces the protein MRSLLKIHGFTPYILVVLLNAMTDLGHKIIIQDTVFKSFDGPQQIALTAVVNALILLPFILMFTPSAFISDRFAKDKVIKICAAASIPLTMLIVVCYHAGLFWPAFGLTFLLAAQSPVYSPAKYGYIKEMTGNDRLAQANAAVQAVTIVAILAGAVIFSLFFEHYLAGAVGTPGEILQHIAPCGYILVAGAVLETLITLTLPEKRPGDAGLTLDGRKYLRGGYLKSNMKLIRKSEVIWLSIIGLAIFWAVNQVLLAAFGTHLKDVAGETNTVIAQGMLSLGGVGIIIGSVMAGKVSRNYIETGTIPLGAIGMTVCLFLLLKAGTDALSVPAKFFGVAGIPKLGTGKKDLAGARKLALEYAGA, from the coding sequence ATGCGGTCTTTACTGAAGATACATGGCTTTACTCCGTACATCCTGGTGGTCCTGCTCAACGCCATGACCGATCTGGGCCACAAGATCATCATCCAGGATACGGTCTTCAAGAGTTTCGACGGGCCGCAGCAGATCGCCCTGACCGCCGTGGTCAACGCGCTGATCCTGCTGCCCTTCATCCTGATGTTCACCCCGTCCGCGTTCATCTCGGACCGGTTCGCCAAGGACAAGGTTATCAAGATCTGCGCGGCGGCGTCCATCCCGCTGACCATGCTCATCGTGGTCTGCTACCACGCCGGGCTGTTCTGGCCCGCCTTCGGGCTGACCTTCCTGCTGGCCGCCCAGAGCCCCGTCTACTCCCCGGCCAAGTACGGCTACATCAAGGAAATGACCGGCAACGACCGCCTGGCCCAGGCCAACGCGGCGGTCCAGGCCGTGACCATCGTGGCCATCCTGGCCGGGGCGGTGATCTTCTCGCTCTTCTTCGAGCATTATCTTGCGGGTGCGGTCGGCACGCCGGGCGAGATCCTTCAGCACATCGCGCCGTGCGGCTACATCCTCGTGGCCGGGGCCGTGCTCGAGACGCTGATCACCCTGACCCTGCCCGAGAAGCGGCCCGGCGACGCGGGGCTGACCCTGGACGGGCGCAAGTACCTGCGCGGCGGGTACCTGAAGTCCAACATGAAGCTGATCAGGAAGAGCGAGGTCATCTGGCTGTCCATTATCGGCCTGGCCATCTTCTGGGCCGTGAACCAGGTCCTGCTGGCCGCCTTCGGCACACACCTCAAGGACGTGGCCGGCGAGACCAACACGGTCATCGCCCAGGGCATGCTCTCCCTGGGCGGCGTGGGCATCATCATCGGCTCGGTCATGGCCGGAAAGGTTTCCCGGAACTACATCGAGACCGGGACCATCCCCCTGGGTGCCATCGGCATGACCGTCTGCCTCTTCCTCCTGCTCAAGGCCGGTACCGACGCCCTGTCCGTGCCCGCGAAGTTCTTCGGCGTCGCGGGGATTCCCAAGCTCGGCACCGGCAAGAAGGACCTGGCCGGGGCCCGCAAGCTGGCCCTGGAGTACGCCGGAGCATAG
- a CDS encoding molybdopterin dinucleotide binding domain-containing protein translates to MHLTGRIAGIMAGVAVLFRNAEGQRQIEKVPDPLVSIRPETAANLGLAEGDWAVISTPHGAIRQRVHITDVMSPGTVDAQHSWWFPARNAKLPDLSGAFDFNANMLCPDEPEFCSLEIGSWPHMALMCRMEKE, encoded by the coding sequence GTGCACTTGACCGGACGCATCGCCGGGATCATGGCCGGGGTGGCCGTCCTGTTCCGAAACGCCGAGGGGCAGCGGCAGATCGAGAAGGTCCCCGATCCGCTGGTTTCGATCCGCCCGGAAACGGCCGCGAACCTAGGGCTGGCCGAAGGAGACTGGGCTGTGATCTCCACCCCGCACGGGGCCATCCGCCAGCGCGTCCACATCACGGACGTCATGAGTCCGGGCACGGTGGATGCCCAGCACTCTTGGTGGTTCCCGGCGCGCAACGCCAAGTTGCCGGACCTGTCCGGAGCGTTCGATTTCAACGCCAACATGCTCTGCCCGGACGAGCCCGAGTTCTGTAGCCTGGAGATCGGCAGTTGGCCCCATATGGCGCTGATGTGCCGGATGGAAAAGGAGTAG
- a CDS encoding FAD/NAD(P)-binding protein: MTSTDATNLYLPDMATIQEVIQETSNIKTFRITLNNPDAMRNFRFEPGQVGQLSVFGVGESTFVINSSPTRMDYLQFSVMRVGELTEKLHKLRVGDQVGVRAPLGNCFPYEDMKGKDIVFVGGGIGMAPLRTLLLYMLDNRDDYGKISLLYGARSPSDMAFSYELPEWLGREDMTTELTVDNGTPDWKHHVGLIPNVLKEMAPSAENAFAVTCGPPIMIKFTIEALHSLGFKDEQIITTLEKRMKCGVGICGRCNIGTKYVCKDGPVFTNAQLKELPNEL; this comes from the coding sequence ATGACTAGTACCGACGCGACCAATCTGTACCTTCCCGACATGGCCACCATCCAGGAGGTGATCCAGGAAACGTCCAACATCAAGACGTTCCGCATCACCCTCAACAATCCCGACGCCATGCGGAACTTCCGGTTCGAGCCGGGCCAGGTGGGGCAGCTGTCCGTGTTCGGCGTGGGCGAGTCCACGTTCGTCATCAACTCGTCCCCCACCCGCATGGACTATTTGCAGTTCAGCGTCATGCGCGTGGGCGAGTTGACCGAGAAACTGCACAAGCTGCGCGTCGGCGACCAGGTCGGTGTGCGCGCCCCCCTGGGCAACTGCTTTCCCTACGAGGATATGAAGGGCAAGGACATCGTCTTCGTCGGCGGCGGCATCGGCATGGCCCCGCTGCGGACCCTGCTCCTGTACATGCTCGACAACCGCGACGATTACGGCAAGATCTCGCTGCTCTACGGCGCGCGCAGCCCCTCGGACATGGCCTTCAGCTACGAGCTGCCCGAGTGGCTCGGCCGCGAGGACATGACCACCGAGCTGACCGTGGACAACGGCACCCCGGACTGGAAGCACCACGTGGGGCTGATCCCCAACGTGCTGAAGGAGATGGCTCCCTCCGCGGAGAACGCCTTTGCCGTGACCTGCGGCCCGCCGATCATGATCAAGTTCACCATCGAGGCCCTGCATTCGCTCGGATTCAAGGACGAGCAGATCATCACGACCCTGGAAAAGCGGATGAAATGCGGGGTGGGCATCTGCGGTCGGTGCAACATCGGCACCAAATACGTCTGCAAGGACGGCCCGGTCTTCACCAATGCGCAGCTCAAGGAATTGCCCAACGAATTATAG
- a CDS encoding 4Fe-4S dicluster domain-containing protein — protein sequence MLTARYIANDKLMPWLLSLTETRQVLAPVQAGGQTLFAPLDENSRLDLKGLADASAKAALLPRCETLFEFHYSKGEGVPSKTELEVRETLPDQDTFLFGARPCDAKGFTVFDRVYDAGTRRDIYYCTRRDKTLVAALACTEPADTCFCNRVGGGPGDTDGADMLFTPVDGGYVIESVTEKGEAFLAEQPLMEAEERKEEARKVREAVSEAMPGGDPLGGTEGEVLRLFDDKEFWGGVAAKCLSCGACSYLCPTCYCFNMTDEVNGDDGVRVRTWDNCMSFQFTLEGSGHNPRDGKAQRMRNRIGHKFSYYPELHDGNLACVGCGRCIVHCPVSMDVRAIVAQARDRALAKEEHAND from the coding sequence ATGCTCACCGCACGATATATCGCCAACGACAAGCTCATGCCCTGGCTCCTGTCCCTGACCGAAACGCGGCAGGTCCTGGCTCCGGTACAGGCGGGCGGACAGACCCTGTTCGCGCCCCTGGACGAAAACAGCCGCCTGGACCTGAAGGGGCTGGCCGACGCCTCGGCCAAGGCGGCCCTGCTCCCGCGCTGCGAGACCCTGTTCGAGTTTCACTACTCCAAGGGCGAGGGCGTGCCGTCCAAGACCGAATTGGAGGTCCGCGAAACCCTGCCCGACCAGGACACCTTCCTGTTCGGCGCCCGGCCCTGCGACGCCAAGGGATTCACCGTATTCGACCGCGTCTACGACGCCGGTACCCGCCGGGACATCTACTACTGCACCCGCCGGGACAAGACCCTGGTGGCGGCCCTGGCCTGCACCGAGCCGGCGGACACCTGCTTCTGCAACCGCGTGGGCGGCGGCCCCGGCGACACGGACGGTGCGGACATGCTCTTCACGCCCGTGGACGGCGGATACGTGATCGAGTCCGTGACCGAGAAGGGCGAGGCGTTCCTGGCGGAACAGCCCCTGATGGAGGCCGAGGAGCGCAAGGAGGAGGCACGCAAGGTGCGCGAGGCCGTGAGCGAGGCCATGCCCGGCGGCGACCCCCTCGGCGGCACCGAGGGCGAAGTACTCCGGCTCTTCGACGACAAGGAGTTCTGGGGCGGGGTGGCGGCCAAATGCCTCAGCTGCGGCGCGTGCAGCTACCTCTGCCCGACTTGCTACTGCTTCAACATGACCGACGAGGTCAACGGTGATGACGGCGTCCGGGTCCGGACCTGGGACAACTGCATGTCCTTCCAGTTCACCCTGGAGGGCAGCGGCCACAACCCGCGCGACGGCAAGGCCCAGCGCATGCGCAACCGGATCGGCCACAAGTTCAGCTACTACCCCGAACTGCACGACGGCAACCTCGCCTGCGTGGGATGCGGCCGGTGCATCGTGCATTGCCCCGTGTCCATGGACGTCCGGGCCATCGTCGCCCAAGCGCGAGACCGCGCCTTGGCCAAAGAGGAGCACGCCAATGACTAG